In Comamonas sp. lk, the following proteins share a genomic window:
- a CDS encoding serine hydrolase → MNEQPATEKSPLHPTSAQPVTKANWLAPAHIRWAMRNARMVVPTAGVRHSNDSQIFAQGDALSLDDLTLQLPHGRSATWAQYLDGNRVDALLVLHKGRVVFESYYGGMQEHDAHGWASMSKSVIGLLAAQFIEEGRMEASAPLARYVPELAGTPFGSATVQQNLDMEVALTYLPELPPDIGLFTAAGLMPAREGMPNSINDFLLKATRSVDSPHGSIFYYQNGSTEAVARALKNISSRTLAQLVSERIWQPMGAEDDAYFSVDSSSVELASGGLSSTLRDAARFGELVRNRGQRDGQQVVAIAALMRVLQTPSADNQERLSRAGRAQTGYGNFWWHPAGTDGALYASGRFGQRLFIDPANELTIAQFGSYADTRARTISGDQGVAPHENSLRSGDSLVALARAVATRLRETGK, encoded by the coding sequence ATGAATGAGCAGCCGGCAACCGAAAAATCCCCGCTTCATCCCACCTCTGCCCAGCCCGTGACCAAGGCCAACTGGCTTGCCCCGGCCCATATCCGTTGGGCTATGCGCAACGCCCGCATGGTCGTTCCGACTGCGGGAGTGCGCCATTCGAACGATTCCCAGATATTTGCTCAGGGCGATGCATTGTCTTTGGACGATCTCACACTTCAACTGCCGCACGGCCGCTCGGCCACTTGGGCGCAGTATCTAGACGGTAATCGAGTCGACGCCCTGCTGGTGCTGCATAAGGGCCGCGTAGTGTTCGAGAGCTACTACGGCGGCATGCAGGAGCACGATGCGCATGGTTGGGCATCGATGTCAAAATCCGTCATTGGTTTGCTCGCTGCGCAATTCATCGAAGAAGGGCGCATGGAGGCCTCCGCGCCCCTTGCGCGCTATGTGCCGGAGTTGGCCGGAACACCGTTTGGTAGCGCCACGGTACAGCAAAATCTCGATATGGAAGTGGCGCTGACCTATTTGCCCGAATTGCCACCCGATATCGGGCTCTTCACCGCAGCGGGGCTCATGCCCGCGCGCGAAGGTATGCCGAACTCGATCAACGACTTTCTGCTCAAAGCCACGCGCTCGGTCGATTCGCCGCATGGCAGCATTTTTTACTACCAGAATGGGTCCACGGAAGCCGTCGCCCGGGCGTTGAAAAACATCAGCAGTCGCACGCTCGCGCAACTGGTGTCCGAGCGCATCTGGCAGCCCATGGGGGCAGAAGACGACGCTTACTTTTCCGTAGATTCAAGCAGCGTGGAATTGGCCTCCGGTGGCCTCTCCAGCACCTTGAGAGACGCCGCGCGTTTTGGCGAGTTGGTGCGCAATCGAGGCCAGCGCGACGGGCAGCAAGTGGTCGCCATAGCAGCGCTGATGCGCGTGCTTCAAACGCCATCGGCAGACAACCAGGAGCGCCTGTCCCGGGCCGGCCGCGCCCAAACCGGCTACGGAAATTTCTGGTGGCATCCGGCAGGCACTGATGGAGCGCTCTATGCCTCGGGCCGCTTCGGACAGCGCCTCTTTATCGATCCAGCCAATGAACTCACCATAGCGCAATTCGGCTCCTATGCAGACACCCGCGCACGTACCATCTCCGGAGACCAGGGGGTGGCGCCCCACGAGAACTCGCTGCGCAGTGGCGACAGCCTGGTAGCCTTGGCGCGCGCAGTCGCGACTCGTCTGCGCGAGACGGGAAAGTGA
- a CDS encoding porin → MKKSIPALAAWAVCACASAQSNVSIFGTIDTYVGRAKSGSNSTMRVDSGGNAASRIGFRGKEDLGGGLSARFVLEAGLESDTGTGNPASTFAFTRQSYVGLVGPWGALDMGRMYTPMFQAVTRADAFGLNTVFSPMNLAAVVDAQPGMRSFVPRASNMLRYRTPVGTGLYTDLAYAPGEAATLSKKSGDLYSASVGWALNPLYVAYAFQRARSGSATAPVAEPTKSTYQSLSAAYNGGVWQVFATVARNGLNKTSVGDARIFSLGATWNVTTQSRLALEGAHRKVSGSDRSQLAWTLGYDYALSKRTALYGRWLHLDNRGGSSASLAQIPVDINSGDSASLIAVGMRHNF, encoded by the coding sequence ATGAAGAAATCCATTCCAGCCCTCGCGGCATGGGCTGTGTGTGCCTGCGCGTCTGCACAGAGCAATGTGAGCATTTTCGGCACTATCGACACATATGTGGGGCGTGCCAAGTCTGGGTCCAACTCGACGATGCGCGTCGACAGTGGTGGCAACGCTGCATCGCGGATCGGCTTTCGCGGCAAGGAAGACTTGGGCGGCGGACTGTCCGCGCGTTTCGTACTGGAGGCAGGACTTGAATCCGACACGGGCACAGGCAACCCTGCGTCCACATTTGCCTTCACGCGACAATCCTACGTTGGCCTCGTTGGGCCTTGGGGTGCACTCGACATGGGGCGCATGTACACGCCGATGTTCCAGGCCGTGACGCGTGCCGATGCCTTTGGTTTGAACACGGTTTTTTCTCCGATGAATCTGGCAGCTGTCGTTGATGCTCAACCCGGCATGCGCTCCTTTGTGCCTCGTGCAAGCAATATGCTGCGCTACAGAACGCCGGTGGGAACAGGGCTTTATACCGATCTGGCATATGCACCCGGCGAGGCAGCGACGCTGAGCAAGAAAAGTGGTGACCTGTATAGCGCCAGCGTGGGTTGGGCACTGAACCCCTTGTATGTGGCGTATGCGTTTCAGCGCGCGCGCTCAGGCTCTGCTACTGCGCCGGTGGCGGAGCCGACCAAATCCACTTACCAATCGCTCAGCGCTGCATACAACGGCGGCGTGTGGCAAGTCTTCGCTACCGTAGCCCGCAATGGTTTGAACAAGACCAGCGTAGGCGATGCGCGTATTTTTAGCCTGGGCGCCACATGGAATGTCACCACGCAATCTCGACTGGCACTGGAGGGCGCGCATCGCAAAGTCAGCGGCAGCGATCGCTCCCAGTTGGCGTGGACGCTGGGCTACGACTATGCGTTGAGCAAACGCACCGCTCTTTATGGGCGCTGGCTGCATCTGGACAACCGGGGAGGATCTTCCGCCTCGTTGGCGCAGATACCGGTCGATATCAACAGTGGTGATTCAGCCAGTCTCATCGCCGTGGGCATGCGTCACAACTTTTGA